Proteins encoded by one window of Juglans regia cultivar Chandler chromosome 15, Walnut 2.0, whole genome shotgun sequence:
- the LOC108983680 gene encoding serine/arginine-rich splicing factor SR34A-like has product MSGRFSRTIYVGNLPSDIRESEIEDLFYKYGRILDIELKIPPRPPCYCFVEFDNARDAEDAIRGRDGYNFDGCRLRVELAHGGRGPSSSDRRGGYGGGSGGGGGGGSGGGGSGGGRFGISRHSEFRVVVRGLPSSASWQDLKDHMRKAGDVCFAEVSRDSEGTFGIVDYTNYDDMKYAIRKLDDTEFRNPWARGYIRVKKYEGSPIRSRSRSRSRSRSERRDRSKSLERSISRSVSRSRSASPVKSFRPRSRSRSGSPLQARSDSG; this is encoded by the exons ATGAGTGGTCGTTTTTCTCGCACAATCTATGTTGGAAACCTGCCCTCAGATATAAGAGAATCAGAAATTGAAGATCTATTCTACAAG TATGGCCGTATATTGGATATTGAATTGAAGATTCCGCCCCGCCCTCCATGTTATTGTTTTGTGGAG TTTGATAATGCTCGGGATGCAGAAGATGCAATCCGGGGTCGTGATGGCTATAACTTTGATGGTTGTCGGTTGAGG GTTGAACTCGCCCATGGCGGTAGAGGGCCATCTTCAAGTGATCGTCGTGGTGGCTATGGTGGCGGCAGCGGCGGCGGCGGTGGCGGAGGCAGCGGAGGTGGCGGCAGTGGTGGTGGCCGATTTGGTATCTCACGCCATTCTGAATTTCGAG TTGTTGTCCGTGGGCTCCCTTCTTCTGCTTCCTGGCAAGATTTGAAG GATCATATGCGGAAAGCTGGTGATGTATGTTTTGCAGAGGTATCCCGTGACAGTGAAG GGACCTTTGGAATTGTTGATTACACTAATTATGATGACATGAAATATGCT ATTCGGAAGCTTGATGACACCGAATTCAGAAATCCTTGGGCAAGAGGTTATATTCGG GTCAAGAAGTACGAGGGCAGTCCCATAAGGAGCCGAAGTAGAAGCCGCAGCCGAAGCAGAAGTGAAAGGAGGGACAGGAG TAAATCATTGGAACGCTCTATTTCTAGATCGGTATCAAGATCCAGATCTGCATCTCCTGTCAAATCTTTCAG GCCAAGATCAAGATCAAGGTCAGGATCTCCTCTCCAG GCCCGGTCAGATAGTGGCTGA
- the LOC108983677 gene encoding uncharacterized protein LOC108983677: protein MPCSKEEALVRLFYNVSSSFHLLFLFLYCSTLLLLKLFHFLGSNPLIQRNENGYEYHLLSEDEEVDQEEEERYVHHAECTEKDDPLVADIIHGGEAPVLSLRSHSQRFKTLSEEFITPSETLSVHESSRGSESEDEVEDVFVEELLPTRDIKDADSVILKSDPNQSRPTTSMPISINLRKSELDQDKDKNPDHEDRHFRSERKDKEFLIFEPPNKLETKKFLVQEKDDDDDDEIFGDSCTVGSTSKSSSEWRSSINCRDSGTSEDPFSSSSRRSCPKWESYTVFQKYDEEMTFLDRISAQKLQETESLRSIQVCPRSISERLVHKFATMNKRPPAASDIRQNPYQELEAAYVAQICLTWEALNWNYKYFQQKRASRQNHDPGCPAHVAQEFQQFQVLLQRYVENEPYEQGRRPEVYARMRLLAPKLLLVPEYRDSEDDQKQDGFGSRISSAEFLLIMEDGIRTFMNFLKADKQKPCQIISAFFRRNRKRSIDPTLLNLMKKVNQKKKTKLKDLRSAWKCLRKRSRLKVDEEMEILMGLIDLKVVSRVLRMKEISEEQSHWCEEKMSKVRILEGKLQRDSSTLFFPAHD, encoded by the exons ATGCCATGTTCGAAGGAGGAAGCTCTTGTTAGGCTATTCTACAATGTCTCAAGCTCCTTCCACcttcttttcctcttcctctACTGCTCCACCCTTCTGCTCCTCAAGCTCTTCCATTTTCTTGGCAGCAATCCATTAATTCAGAG AAACGAAAATGGATACGAGTATCACTTACTGTCCGAGGACGAAGAGGTAgaccaagaagaagaagaaaggtatGTTCATCATGCTGAATGCACTGAGAAAGATGATCCTCTTGTGGCTGACATCATTCATGGCGGTGAAGCGCCAGTACTGTCATTAAGAAGCCATTCTCAGAGGTTTAAAACTCTTTCTGAAGAATTCATAACCCCAAGTGAAACGCTCTCTGTTCATGAATCTTCCCGAGGTTCGGAATCTGAAGATGAAGTTGAAGATGTGTTCGTGGAGGAATTACTCCCTACAAGAGACATTAAAGATGCTGATTCGGTTATTCTCAAATCGGATCCAAATCAGAGCAGGCCCACCACATCCATGCCAATAAGCATAAACCTACGAAAAAGTGAATTGGATCAGGACAAGGACAAAAACCCAGATCATG AAGATCGTCACTTTCGtagtgaaagaaaagataagGAATTCTTGATTTTTGAACCACCCAATAAGTTGGAGACAAAGAAGTTTCTAGTTCAAGaaaaggatgatgatgatgatgatgagatcTTTGGCGACTCCTGCACCGTTGGTTCTACATCTAAGAGCTCATCTGAGTGGAGAAGCTCGATTAATTGCAGGGATTCAGGAACGTCTGAAgatccattttcttcttcatctcggAGGAGTTGCCCCAAGTGGGAATCTTACACAGTGTTTCAAAAATATGATGAAGAAATGACATTCCTCGACAGAATCAGTGCACAAAAGCTTCAGGAAACAG AATCACTTAGGTCTATTCAAGTGTGTCCGAGATCAATATCAGAGAGACTTGTTCATAAGTTTGCAACGATGAACAAAAGGCCGCCGGCGGCATCAGATATCCGGCAGAACCCATATCAGGAACTGGAGGCAGCCTATGTTGCACAGATTTGCTTAACATGGGAAGCTCTTAATTGGAACTACAAGTATTTTCAGCAGAAGAGAGCTTCCCGCCAGAATCATGACCCCGGCTGTCCTGCCCATGTTGCTCAAGAGTTTCAGCAATTTCAAGTTCTTTTACAGAGATATGTAGAGAATGAACCTTATGAGCAAGGCCGGAGACCTGAGGTTTATGCAAGGATGAGGCTTTTAGCACCAAAGCTGCTTCTGGTGCCAGAATACCGAG ATTCAGAAGACGACCAAAAGCAGGATGGTTTTGGATCAAGAATTTCATCAGCAGAGTTTCTTCTTATAATGGAGGACGGAATCAGAACTTTCATGAATTTTCTCAAGGCTGACAAGCAAAAACCATGCCAGATTATATCAGCATTTTTTAGGAGAAACAGAAAACGTTCAATTGATCCAACTCTTCTCAATCTGATGAAGAAGGTTAATCAAAAA AAGAAGACAAAGCTTAAAGATCTTCGCAGTGCATGGAAATGCTTGAGAAAAAGATCAAGGCTGAAGGTAGATGAAGAGATGGAGATATTAATGGGTCTAATAGATCTGAAAGTGGTGTCTAGGGTTCTGAGAATGAAAGAAATAAGTGAAGAACAAAGTCATTGGTGTGAAGAGAAGATGAGCAAAGTTAGAATTTTGGAAGGTAAACTGCAAAGAGATTCCTCAACACTTTTCTTCCCAGCTCATGACTGA